From a single Athene noctua chromosome 2, bAthNoc1.hap1.1, whole genome shotgun sequence genomic region:
- the TRPA1 gene encoding transient receptor potential cation channel subfamily A member 1 has translation MKRSLLRLCQSREKAAVSSSYQGVVCEADAASVASQDVFKVISDGSACRLRSFIKKNRSGLTKVDELNATPLHHAAEGGQIELMQLIIDDSSCEVLNVMDSSGNTPLHWATKKNQVESVSLLLSRGANPNILNSNMMAPLHMAVQSLHNEIVKILVQHSSTDVNLEGEAGNTPIIVACYKDNPEALTLLIENGGKICKPNKTGCMPIHAAAFSGAKTCMEILLKKGEELGHSAKTHINFTNNGKCSPLHLAVQSGDLEMIKMCIEFGAQIDLKQNEKCTALHFAATQGATEIVKLMMSSYAGEESIIDAVDGNKETLLHRTALFDHYELAEYLISMGANIDSVDIEGRSPLLLATSCASWKIVNLLLSKGANVSLKDHLGRNFLHLTVLQPGGLQHLNEQFLQMEHIKNLVVDEDNEGCTPLHYACRQGVALSVNNLLSLNVSIYSKSRDKKSPLHFAASYGRINTCQRLIRDMKDTRLLNEGDKKGMTPLHLAAQNGHEKVVQFLLKRGALFLCDYKGWTALHHAAFGGYTRTMQIILDTNVKCTDRVDEEGNTALHLAAREGHAKAVRLLLDYGAKILFNKAVASFFHEAIHNRRKDVVSAVILHKRWEEAVMTFSHYSSANKCPLLEMVEYLPDSFKLVLDNCIIESSEEKTSRDFYIEYNFRYLQCPLTLNKKLKDGEDIFYEPLTTLNAMVRHNRMELLSHPVCKEYLLMKWMAYGFRAHLMNLGIYSLGLIPLTLLVTHIQPGRPLNGTEIYEARPLEYENSYFTRVCMCLVLIMSLLGICKEIFQLIQQKLKYLLDYSNLLDWTIYTTSIIFVSSLFINTPAHLQWECGAIAVYLSWMNFLLYLQRFENYGIYVVMFWEILRTLIRIAVVFFFLILAFGLSFFVLLGSQQTYSTPLLSVMKTFAMMLGDINYHDAFLDPLLSSELPYPFLSYTVLIIFTLLIPILLMNLLIGLAVGDIAEVQKYAALKRIAMQVNLHTNLEKKLPFWFLSRVDQESITVYPNRPRYCGFMSVFQYCFGCEDSTTDAQSTDTTLELEVLKQKYRLKDISTLLEKQHDLIKLIIQKMEIVSEAEDEDSNDLFQHKFRKRQLEHKNSKWDTVLKAVKTNVPNPSTEKNNSFF, from the exons GTGATTTCAGATGGAAGTGCCTGTAGGCTACGGAGCTTCATTAAGAAGAATCGTTCTGGGCTTACCAAAGTGGATGAATTAAATGCCACCCCACTGCACCATGCTGCAGAAGGAGGTCAAATAGAATTAATGCAGTTGATCATAGACGATTCTTCCTGTGAAG TATTGAATGTGATGGATTCTTCTGGAAATACCCCACTGCACTGGGCCACAAAGAAAAACCAGGTTGAAAGTGTTAGTTTGCTTCTCAGCAGGGGAGCCAATCCAAACATTCTCAACTCCAATATGATGGCACCTTTGCACATGGCTGTGCAGTCTCTGCATAATGAAATAGTTAAG ATTTTAGTCCAGCACAGCAGTACAGATGTTAATTTGGAAGGTGAAGCAGGGAACACACCTATAATTGTAGCATGTTACAAGGATAATCCTGAAGCACTGACACTCCTG ATTGAAAATGGAGGCAAAATATGTAAACCAAACAAAACGGGATGTATGCCTATCCATGCAGCTGCCTTTTCAGGTGCAAAAACATGTAtggaaattcttttaaaaaaag GTGAAGAATTAGGTCACTCTGCTAAAACCCACATCAATTTTACCAATAATGGAAAGTGCAGTCCACTTCATTTGGCAGTTCAAAGTGGAGACCTTGAAATGATTAAAATGTGCATTGAATTTGGAGCCCAAATTGATCTAAAACAG aatGAAAAATGCACAGCACTTCATTTTGCTGCCACTCAAGGAGCAACTGAGATTGTAAAGTTAATGATGTCATCCTATGCTGGTGAGGAATCCATTATTGATGCCGTAGATGGGAATAAGGAAACATTGCTTCACAG GACAGCATTGTTTGATCATTATGAACTGGCAGAGTATTTGATTTCAATG GGGGCTAATATTGATAGTGTTGACATTGAAGGTCGATCCCCGCTTCTGTTGGCCACTTCCTGTGCATCATGGAAAATTGTGAATTTACTGCTCTCAAAAG GAGCAAATGTATCATTAAAAGATCATCTTGGTCGGAATTTCTTGCATTTGACGGTATTGCAGCCTGGAGGATTACAGCATCTGAATGAGCAATTTCTGCAG ATGGAACATATTAAAAATCTTGTAGTGGATGAAGATAACGAAGGATGCACTCCATTGCATTATGCATGCAGACAAGGTGTGGCCCTCTCTGTAAATAATTTACTCAGCCTCAACGTTTCTATCTACTCTAAGAGCAGGGACAAGAAGTCACCATTACACTTTGCTGCCAG CTATGGGCGCATCAATACATGTCAGCGACTTATAAGAGATATGAAAGACACAAGACTTTTGAATGAAGGTGATAAGAAAGGAATGACTCCCCTTCATTTGGCTGCCCAGAATGGTCATGAGAAGGTAGTTCAGTTTCTTCTGAAGAGAGGGGCCCTTTTCCTCTG TGATTATAAAGGCTGGACAGCCCTGCACCATGCTGCCTTTGGAGGATACACTCGCACAATGCAGATCATTTTGGATACTAATGTGAAGTGTACTGACAGAGTGGATGAAGAAGGG AACACAGCTTTGCACCTGGCTGCCAGGGAAGGACATGCAAAAGCAGTAAGATTACTTCTTGACTATGGTGCGAAAATTCTGTTCAACAAAGCAGTAGCTTCTTTTTTCCATGAAGCAATACATAATAGGAGAAAAGATGTAGTGTCTGCTGTTATTTTGCACAAAAG ATGGGAAGAAGCTGTTATGACATTCTCTCACTATTCTAGTGCCAATAAGTGTCCTTTGCTGGAAATGGTTGAGTATCTTCCTGATTCATTTAAA CTGGTTTTGGACAACTGCATAATTGAGTCTTCAGAAGAAAAGACAAGTCGAGACTTCTAT ATTGAATATAACTTCAGATATCTTCAGTGTCCCCTGACACTTAACAAGAAACTAAAGGATGGTGAAGACATTTTCTATGAACCACTTACCACTTTAAAT gccATGGTACGCCACAATCGCATGGAGCTACTCAGTCATCCTGTGTGTAAAGAATATTTGCTTATGAAATG GATGGCCTATGGGTTTCGAGCACATCTAATGAATTTAGGCATATATTCTCTCGGTCTCATCCCACTGACTCTTCTGGTCACTCACATACAGCCAGGAAGACCTTTGAATGGAACAGAGATCTATGAAGCAAGACCATTAGAATATGAG AACTCATACTTCACAAGGGTGTGTATGTGTTTAGTTTTAATTATGAGTTTACTGGGAAtctgcaaagaaatatttcagctgaTTCAGCAG aaattgaaatatttgttGGATTACTCCAATCTACTGGACTGGACAATTTATACTACAAGCAtaatttttgtgtcttctttATTTATTAATACACCAGCTCATTTGCAGTGGGAATGTGGAGCAATTGCTGTATACTTGTCTTGGATGAACTTCTTGCTTTACCTTCAACG ATTTGAAAACTATGGCATCTATGTTGTGATGTTCTGGGAAATTTTGAGGACTTTGATTCGGATTGCTGTCGTTTTCTTCTTCCTGATATTGGCCTTTGGACTTAGTTTCTTTGTCCTTTTGGGTTCACAG CAAACGTATAGCACACCTCTGCTTTCTGTAATGAAGACATTTGCAATGATGCTGGGAGACATTAATTACCACGATGCGTTCCTTGATCCATTACTAAGCAGTGAATTGCCATATCCATTCCTGAGTTACACAGTTCTCATTATATTTACCTTGCTTATTCCAATCCTTCTTATGAACTTGCTA ATTGGTTTGGCTGTTGGGGACATAGCTGAAGTACAAAAATATGCTGCACTCAAAAGGATTGCAATGCAG GTTAATCTTCACACCAACTTAGAGAAGAAGCTACCATTTTGGTTCTTAAGTCGGGTGGACCAGGAATCAATCACTGTATATCCCAACAGGCCAAGATACTGTGGATTTATG AGCGTCTTCCAGTATTGCTTTGGGTGTGAGGACTCTACCacagatgcacagagcactgataCAACATTAGAACTGGAAGTTCTGAAGCAGAAATACAG gcTCAAAGATATATCAACACTGTTGGAAAAGCAACATGACCTCATTAAATTGATTATCCAAAAAATGGAGATAGTGTCAGAGGCTGAGGATGAAGACAGCAATGATTTATTTCAGCACAAGTTTAGGAAAAGGCAGTTAGAGCACAAGAATAGTAAATGGGATACAGTGTTAAAAGCTGTTAAAACAAATGTGCCTAACCCAAGCACAGAAAAGAACAATAGCTTCTTCTAG